A single Cannabis sativa cultivar Pink pepper isolate KNU-18-1 chromosome 7, ASM2916894v1, whole genome shotgun sequence DNA region contains:
- the LOC133039608 gene encoding uncharacterized protein LOC133039608, protein MIKVHCQEYDDSHARIMVSEILQEDAEIPVPIEECRYVRDVYQMFLPWPKHLILTTEGPLAQPPSRRDASKGKAPMLSPQGRGAREDDLFTEEKMALIPNSLKWMIHEFLRLKDKRDIITIPVPRGFIAPRTRDHVMRRGFATELLRVTTSKEEE, encoded by the exons atgatcaaagttcactgccaggagtacgatgattcacatgcccggatcatggtttcggaaatcctgcaagaggacgctgaaatcccagtcccaattgaagagtgcagatatgttagggacgtataccagatgttccttccttggcctaaacacttaattttaacaaccgag ggtccactcgctcaaccgccctcaagacgtgatgcgtcaaaggggaaagctccgatgctttctccacaaggtcgtggtgcacgggaagatgacttgttcacggaagagaagatggcgttgatccctaattcgctaaaatggatgattcatgaattcctaaggctcaaagataaacgtgatataatcacaattcctgtcccccgaggattcattgcaccgcgtacccgAGATCACGTTATGCGGAGAGGATTTGCGACGGAgttgctacgtgtgactacatcg AAAGAAGAAGAATGA
- the LOC133029310 gene encoding uncharacterized protein LOC133029310, with protein MAHLLLLCLIFSNAYLGIAQTQQKIQTIVWSSSKPLSNNSPAPSPYKDKTDTIRKLGKHQPEVTMSSSEPTPSPSKVKDAAEPSKETGHHDKAPLGQFVEHHEGIQVENVHLSQHHHSINKSVAGGGVILGGLATTFLVAVFCYIRATGRHKNDTVSSVPGSPPAAAAASATPPV; from the coding sequence ATGGCTCACCTGCTTCTCCTTTGCTTAATCTTCTCAAATGCTTATCTGGGTATAGCTCAAACTCAACAAAAAATTCAGACCATAGTTTGGTCTAGCTCAAAACCATTATCAAACAACTCACCAGCCCCAAGTCCATACAAAGATAAAACAGATACAATAAGAAAGCTAGGAAAACACCAACCTGAGGTGACCATGTCCTCCAGTGAACCAACACCAAGCCCAAGTAAAGTAAAAGATGCTGCTGAGCCCTCAAAAGAAACTGGTCATCATGACAAAGCCCCATTGGGGCAATTCGTCGAACACCATGAGGGCATCCAAGTTGAAAATGTCCACCTGAGCCAACATCACCATTCAATCAATAAGTCAGTAGCTGGTGGGGGTGTGATCCTTGGTGGGCTTGCCACCACCTTCTTGGTGGCGGTGTTTTGCTACATTAGAGCTACAGGAAGACATAAAAACGACACCGTTTCATCGGTTCCTGGCTCTCCtcctgctgctgctgctgctagTGCAACTCCACCTGTATAA
- the LOC115698110 gene encoding uncharacterized protein LOC115698110, whose protein sequence is MSLSIQTHFQNLSFSTSLTCPNTLFLKPKLSNLSLQTPNPSIIRMGGGPRTYPGGVSKWQWKRMQAKKAKQLLKARLCRERQIYEMRKRAELKAAVSELERPWEIVERAAPNLFSVSADEQVKVLADRFQKPGGFDMWSEKDGPQLFKTPDELPSARFFPKGVVHSLKPYRRIDELDDGAKSLDDLEDGFSVKKLSENCENSSNSNKGSLERAEVNGKVGKQNNGGLRKKKGSRRTRFGSDKLNGSEQSLGRKQRLHNPNSGRNDYRYSRSKLNESKSEVYDMSLEQDGSYGFQSKNGL, encoded by the coding sequence ATGTCTCTTTCAATCCAAACCCATTTCCAAAACCTCTCCTTTTCCACGTCTTTAACATGTCCCAACACTCTCTTTCTCAAACCCAAGCTCTCTAACCTCTCTCTCCAAACCCCAAACCCCTCCATTATCCGAATGGGGGGAGGCCCAAGAACATATCCCGGTGGTGTATCGAAGTGGCAGTGGAAGCGCATGCAGGCGAAGAAAGCCAAGCAGCTCCTCAAAGCAAGGCTCTGTCGCGAGCGCCAAATTTACGAGATGCGCAAGCGAGCCGAGCTCAAAGCCGCCGTATCGGAGCTAGAACGGCCATGGGAGATCGTTGAGAGGGCTGCTCCAAACTTGTTCTCCGTCAGTGCCGACGAACAGGTCAAGGTGTTGGCCGATCGGTTTCAAAAGCCAGGTGGGTTTGATATGTGGAGTGAGAAAGACGGGCCTCAATTGTTCAAAACCCCCGATGAGTTACCTTCCGCGAGGTTTTTCCCAAAAGGGGTTGTTCATAGTTTGAAACCTTATCGAAGAATCGATGAATTGGATGATGGGGCTAAGAGCTTGGATGATTTGGAAGACGGTTTTTCAGTGAAGAAATTGAGTGAAAACTGTGAGAATAGTTCAAATTCGAACAAGGGTAGTTTAGAACGAGCTGAGGTTAATGGGAAAGTTGGAAAGCAAAACAATGGTGGATtgaggaagaagaaagggagtagaAGAACAAGGTTTGGGTCTGACAAATTGAATGGCTCTGAACAGAGCCTTGGCAGGAAGCAAAGATTGCATAATCCAAATTCAGGAAGGAATGATTATAGGTACAGTAGGAGCAAGTTGAATGAGTCGAAGTCTGAGGTTTATGATATGAGTTTGGAACAAGATGGTAGCTATGGATTCCAATCAAAGAACGGTCTTTAG